In Actinomycetota bacterium, the sequence GCAGCGCCTGGAGGAGCAGGCCGACCGCGTCCGGGCGAGCGGGGTCGACAAGAAGTGGACCGAGCTGCTCGGTCTGCTCGGAGACGCCCCGGAGTTCTTCGAAGCCGACGGCACGCGACGCAAGCTGATCGTGTTCACCGAGCACCGCGACACGCTCAACTACCTCGTCGGCAAGCTCCGCACATTCCTCGGTCGAAGCGAAGCGGTCGTGGCGATCCACGGCGGCGTGGCGCGCGAGGAACGCAAAGTGATCCAGGAGCGGTTCACCCAAATCAACGACTGTGTGGTGCTCGTCGCCACAGATGCCGCCGGCGAAGGCCTCAACCTGCAGCGAGCGCATCTGGTGGTCAACTACGACCTTCCGTGGAACCCAAACCGCATCGAACAGCGCTTCGGCCGGGTGCATCGCATCGGGCAGACCGAGGTGTGCCACATGTGGAACCTCGTCGCCGACGAAACGCGTGAGGGCCAGGTGTACCGGCGGTTGCTCGACAAGCTCGCCGAGATGCGCGACTCGCTCGGCAAGGATCAGGTCTTCGACGTCCTCGGCGACGCCCTCCCGGGCCATGAGTTGCGCAACCTGCTCATCCAGGCGATCCGTTACGGCGACCAACCCGAAGTCCGCGCCCAGCTCGATCACGTGATCGACGCCAAGGTCGGTGACGGCCTCGCCGATCTCGTCCGCGAACACGCCCTCTCATCAGAGGTGCTGTCGAGCGCCGATCTCGAGCGGATCAGGGCCGACATGCTCGAAGCTGAAGCACGCAAGCTCCAACCCGGCTACGTGTACGCCTGGTTCGCCGACGCGTTTTCCCGCCTCGGAGGCCGGATGGCCGAGCGCGAGTCAGGCCGCTACGAGATCACGTTCGTCCCAGCGGAGGTCCGGAACCGCGACCGGGTGGTCGGCGCCGGCGCGCCGGTGCTGCCGAAGTACCAGCGCGTCACGTTCGACAAGCATCTGCTCCGCGTTGATGGCACGCCGCTCGCTGAACTGATCGCGCCGGGTCACCCGCTGCTGGAGTCAGTGCTCGACATAACCCTGGAGCGCCACCGCGACGTTCTCCGGACCGGTGCAGTTCTCGTCGACCCAACCAATCGAGTTGCTGAGCCAAGGGTGCTGGTTCTGCTCGAACACGCGGTCAACGACGCTCGGACCGACGCGGGCGGTAACCGTCGTACCGTTTCACGACGGTTCGAGTTCGTTGAACTGATGGAGCACGGCGAACCACGCCCGGGTGGCTACGCGCCCTATCTCGATGCCCGCCCCATCACGACTGACGAGCTTGCGGTACTTGCACCGAAGATCCAGTCCATGCGCTGGCTCAACGATCAGCTCGAATCTCGAGCGCTCGACTACGGCATCGACGTGCTCGCCGCCGAACACCTCGCCGAAGTTCGCGCGCGCACACTCGCACGCGTCGCCAAGGTAAAGGCCGCGGTCAACAGTCGACTCACCCGAGAGATCAACTACTGGGATCACCGGGCCACCGAGCTGCAGCTGCAGGCCGACGCCGGTAAGTCGCCCCGGATGAACCCGGACCGTGCCGCAGCCCGCGCCGACGATCTGCAGCGACGGCTGCACACACGGCTCACGGAACTCGAGCGCGAAGCTCAACTCGCTTCGCAACCTCCGGTGATCGCCGGGGCCGCCCTTGTGGTGCCCGCTGCTTTCATCGGCGCCGGCGTGGGAGATGCACCCGCGCCGCCTGCCTACGCAGTCGACACGACAGTCGTCGAGCGGCGGGCCGTCGACGCCGTGCTCGCCACCGAACGCCG encodes:
- a CDS encoding DUF3883 domain-containing protein — translated: MVLTYRTASGRVDEQVVYRAAESSLSIGEAGRAWSFDGDGGLFRLTAEARRIRLAYLFDPRLAVHLSLIEPLPHQILAVYNDMLPRQPLRFCLADDPGAGKTIMAGLYIKELMLRGDLQRCLIVAPGGLVAQWQDELSEKFSLEFSILTRELIEASRTGDPFGERNLMIARLDHLSRNEDLVARLGGQEWDLVVVDEAHRMAAHYFGNEVKETKRYRLGKALGATARHLLLMTATPHAGKEEDFQLFMALLDADRFEGKARDGVHTVDVTDMMRRMVKEQLLRFDGRPLFPERRATTVAYELSPAEMVLYADVTEYVATEMGRAERLAAEGEGRRGNRVGFAVTVLQRRLASSPEAIYQSLSRRRKRLEERCRDVRAQARAAQILQLERPLSVDIEDFDEDIDDLDDAELEAVEEQLVDEASSARTLAELELEIATLQRLEEQADRVRASGVDKKWTELLGLLGDAPEFFEADGTRRKLIVFTEHRDTLNYLVGKLRTFLGRSEAVVAIHGGVAREERKVIQERFTQINDCVVLVATDAAGEGLNLQRAHLVVNYDLPWNPNRIEQRFGRVHRIGQTEVCHMWNLVADETREGQVYRRLLDKLAEMRDSLGKDQVFDVLGDALPGHELRNLLIQAIRYGDQPEVRAQLDHVIDAKVGDGLADLVREHALSSEVLSSADLERIRADMLEAEARKLQPGYVYAWFADAFSRLGGRMAERESGRYEITFVPAEVRNRDRVVGAGAPVLPKYQRVTFDKHLLRVDGTPLAELIAPGHPLLESVLDITLERHRDVLRTGAVLVDPTNRVAEPRVLVLLEHAVNDARTDAGGNRRTVSRRFEFVELMEHGEPRPGGYAPYLDARPITTDELAVLAPKIQSMRWLNDQLESRALDYGIDVLAAEHLAEVRARTLARVAKVKAAVNSRLTREINYWDHRATELQLQADAGKSPRMNPDRAAARADDLQRRLHTRLTELEREAQLASQPPVIAGAALVVPAAFIGAGVGDAPAPPAYAVDTTVVERRAVDAVLATERRLGRIPHEMPHNHPGYDIRSVHGGGELTFIEVKGRVVGADAFVVTQNELRFAANVPDSYVLALVEVSADGPDHDTVRYLNQPYGPDLRLPFDTTATTLGWHAYWHRAQPPT